The Candidatus Rokuibacteriota bacterium genome has a segment encoding these proteins:
- a CDS encoding sigma-54 dependent transcriptional regulator has translation MAESILIVDDDINGRTALARILEKTGYEVAVAESGDQALNLFHETSFDLVVTDLKMVGASGMEVLRAVKQSHPDTEAILLTAYGTIESAVEAMKFDAYDYLTKPVDPDRLTHVAAKALEHRRLRTEVRQLRERINVREAFHHIVGRSPQMRDVYERVRQVAPTLATVLITGESGTGKELVARAIHAASPRREQPCVTVNCGALPESLLESELFGYERGAFTGAVAMRPGRIEQATGGTLFLDEVGEMSPKSQVDFLRVLQDREVRRLGGRHPIIVDVRFIAATNKNLEEAVKAGAFREDLYYRLAVIPVSLPPLRERTEDISLIAAVFLREFCTKYGRDEKFLAPATLQALHEYVWPGNVRELRNLVERLVVTVNERVIRPVHLPATILTGNRSERSITVPLGIPLRVMEEQLIRKTLLHMTSHRERAAKILGISARALHYKLRKYQIE, from the coding sequence CCTTGAATCTTTTCCATGAGACCTCGTTTGATCTCGTGGTGACCGATCTGAAGATGGTTGGGGCGAGCGGCATGGAGGTGCTCCGTGCGGTGAAACAATCACATCCGGACACAGAGGCTATCCTTCTCACCGCCTACGGGACGATCGAGAGCGCGGTTGAGGCAATGAAGTTCGATGCCTACGACTACCTCACGAAGCCCGTGGACCCAGACCGTCTCACCCATGTGGCGGCAAAGGCTCTCGAGCACCGGAGGCTTCGCACCGAGGTGCGCCAATTGCGCGAGCGCATCAATGTGCGCGAGGCCTTCCACCACATCGTCGGGAGAAGCCCTCAGATGCGGGACGTGTACGAACGGGTCCGCCAGGTCGCTCCGACTCTCGCCACGGTGCTGATCACGGGAGAGTCAGGTACCGGCAAGGAACTCGTGGCACGCGCCATTCACGCCGCAAGCCCGCGCCGGGAGCAGCCCTGCGTGACCGTGAACTGCGGTGCGCTACCCGAGAGTCTGCTGGAGTCGGAGCTGTTCGGCTACGAACGGGGTGCCTTTACCGGAGCGGTGGCCATGCGCCCTGGGAGAATTGAACAGGCCACCGGCGGCACGCTCTTCCTGGACGAAGTCGGCGAAATGAGTCCGAAGAGCCAAGTCGATTTCCTCCGCGTGCTCCAGGACCGAGAAGTGCGACGGCTGGGTGGAAGACACCCGATCATCGTCGACGTCCGATTCATCGCCGCTACCAACAAGAACCTCGAGGAAGCTGTCAAGGCAGGCGCATTTCGCGAAGATCTCTACTACCGCCTTGCCGTGATCCCCGTCTCTCTTCCCCCCCTCCGCGAACGGACAGAAGACATTTCGCTTATCGCGGCGGTTTTCCTACGCGAGTTCTGCACGAAGTACGGACGCGATGAGAAGTTCTTGGCACCGGCAACACTCCAGGCCCTGCATGAGTACGTCTGGCCGGGAAACGTCCGGGAGCTTCGAAACCTTGTCGAGCGGCTCGTCGTAACTGTGAACGAGCGGGTGATCCGGCCCGTCCACCTCCCGGCGACGATTCTCACCGGAAACCGGTCCGAGCGGAGTATCACTGTCCCTCTAGGAATTCCCCTGCGTGTGATGGAGGAGCAACTTATCAGAAAGACCTTGCTTCACATGACTTCTCACCGGGAGCGCGCCGCCAAGATCTTGGGGATCAGCGCTCGTGCGCTTCACTACAAGCTCCGGAAATATCAGATTGAGTAG